A stretch of Triticum aestivum cultivar Chinese Spring chromosome 1D, IWGSC CS RefSeq v2.1, whole genome shotgun sequence DNA encodes these proteins:
- the LOC123161692 gene encoding ervatamin-B-like, which yields MNLLQILKKVKQKEDMRSLRRSKVDWVETGVVSPVVREQKHCASVEALHYMKTNQSIMLSVQQLIDCDTKNNGCNAGHSEDALEYIKKNGLWSESSYPYMYQSNSLGCKGNKTVVARISGFETVSRTEEALEEAVAKQPVIIRLKWPPSMHNYKGGIVEYEDLPTTLPDGTELRWHAVIIVGYGTDSNGVKFWRLKNSWGETWGEGGYGRIRRHVHNGQGVLGICAYPAVYPVVW from the exons ATGAACCTATTGCAGATACTCAAAAAGGTGAAGCAAAAGGAAGACATGAGGTCTCTTCGACGATCAAAGGTTGACTGGGTTGAGACTGGCGTTGTCTCTCCTGTTGTGAGGGAACAAAAACATTGTG CCTCTGTCGAGGCATTACACTATATGAAGACCAATCAGTCAATCATGTTGTCCGTTCAACAGCTCATTGATTGTGATACAAAGAACAACGGTTGCAATGCTGGTCATTCCGAGGATGCGCTCGAATATATCAAGAAAAATGGACTATGGAGTGAATCTTCCTACCCATACATGTACCAGAGTAATAGTTTGGGTTGCAAGGGGAACAAAACGGTAGTAGCAAGGATATCTGGTTTTGAGACTGTCTCCAGAACGGAGGAAGCTCTGGAGGAGGCAGTAGCAAAGCAGCCCGTGATTATACGTTTGAAGTGGCCACCTAGTATGCACAATTACAAAGGAGGCATCGTAGAGTATGAAGACCTGCCAACAACTCTACCTGATGGCACAGAACTCCGCTGGCATGCTGTCATAATTGTCGGATATGGCACGGATTCCAATGGTGTCAAGTTTTGGCGTTTAAAGAACTCGTGGGGAGAGACTTGGGGGGAAGGGGGGTATGGGAGGATCCGGAGACATGTCCATAATGGGCAAGGTGTACTAGGTATCTGCGCATATCCGGCAGTATATCCTGTGGTTTGGTGA
- the LOC123179718 gene encoding uncharacterized protein — protein sequence MAAAVAAIAARLGACGRALLLRTPLPRLAQYRTCTPEQMRAAAARAAQINKTKEQLFDMVHGHVSSAHDVPHKTDRRYLLLMQLLSSQIKPRPNDPVWRVCRRTERCNTFFKFLGVGTSGILGVIGIHALLTRVDPQPKKLVADWWNNVTS from the exons atggcggcggcggtggcggcgattgCGGCGAGGCTCGGCGCCTGCGGCCGGGCGCTGCTCCTGCGAACGCCTTTGCCCCGCCTCGCCCAGTACAGGACATGCACGCCGGAGCAGATGAGAGCCGCCGCAGCCCGCGCGGCGCAAATCAACAAGACCAAGGAGCAGCTCTTCGACATGGTCCATGGCCATGTTAGCAGCGCCCACGATGTTCCCCACAAGACGGACCGGCGCTACTTGCTCCTGATGCAGCTACTCTCCTCACAGATCAAACCTAGACCCAACGACCCAGTCTG GCGTGTCTGCCGACGTACCGAAAGATGCAATACTTTCTTCAAGTTTCTGGGTGTGGGTACTTCTGGCATTTTGGGCGTAATTGGCATCCATGCCTTGCTCACACGAGTAGACCCGCAACCAAAGAAGTTGGTTGCTGACTGGTGGAATAACGTTACCAGCTGA